The Zingiber officinale cultivar Zhangliang chromosome 9A, Zo_v1.1, whole genome shotgun sequence genome window below encodes:
- the LOC122020784 gene encoding lamin-like protein, producing the protein MDSTHLRPLLFLFLSAAVAATFVSATDHIVGANHGWNPNINYTPWANNQTFYVGDLISFRYQKQMYNVFEVNRTGYDNCTMDGLAGNWSSGKDFIPLNEAKVYYFICGNGYCLSGMKVSVTVHSLNASSPSSSAAAAALNATDASHTHGSAAPRLCTWPPAAATLLTLAAVAWLGI; encoded by the exons ATGGACTCCACTCACCTCCgtcccctcctcttcctcttcctctccgccGCCGTCGCCGCGACCTTCGTCTCCGCCACCGACCACATTGTCGGCGCCAACCACGGCTGGAACCCCAACATCAACTACACTCCGTGGGCCAACAACCAGACCTTCTACGTCGGCGATCTCATCT CCTTTAGGTACCAGAAGCAGATGTACAACGTTTTCGAGGTGAACCGGACCGGCTACGACAACTGCACCATGGACGGCCTCGCCGGAAACTGGAGCTCTGGCAAGGACTTCATCCCTCTCAACGAGGCCAAGGTCTACTACTTCATCTGCGGAAACGGGTACTGTCTCAGCGGCATGAAGGTCTCGGTCACTGTTCACTCCCTCAAcgcctcctctccctcttcctccgcCGCAGCCGCCGCGCTCAACGCCACCGACGCCTCTCACACCCACGGATCCGCCGCCCCGAGGCTCTGCACCTGGCCTCCGGCCGCTGCGACGCTCCTTACCCTGGCGGCCGTGGCTTGGTTAGGGATCTGA